A genomic segment from Streptosporangium roseum DSM 43021 encodes:
- a CDS encoding serine/threonine-protein kinase: MYGTPSAWRVPGYTEIRELGAGAAGRVVMARHDADDILVAIKYLSDELRSDVGFVARFRHEARVLNTLDSPHAVRLYDYVETGEGAAIVMELVDGVALRAILRSEGPTGPEAALLVLKGALLGLATAHTAGIVHRDFKPENVMVEADGTSRLVDFGIAVRSGDGDTPAGTPPYMAPEQWTGSPAGPSTDVYAATIVFFECLTGTRPFRATNIAALARQHQAMPPPVEEVPPALQGLVERGMAKHPADRPPTATAFLTELEAVAADAYGPDWQERGRRRLAGLIGIMASLLPLEMQKPETSTSLAETEIGGRAARSTINKTSLLGKTGVKVLIGIGCIAVISGVSAVLVNSGDSTPIRAGSVTTQTPTASSDPVESVIPADETDEPTGEPSQEPSAEPTAEPTQTASPTAGPPTAAPTREPTATPKPSPSRSRKPTRAPTRKPTASSSPTPSTEESSTLDSADDPPSKSPSPKPTPTQTAAPTQTTRPTQTTRPTNTTSPSETPTTTNGPEPTGSGGGQTPTDGGSPSLTSSPTPPIETVPSALLAFGLVTSGAVPFTLAVKRGVAGRHRRRR, from the coding sequence ATGTACGGCACGCCATCAGCCTGGCGAGTCCCCGGGTATACCGAGATTCGCGAGTTGGGTGCGGGCGCCGCCGGGCGCGTGGTGATGGCACGGCATGACGCCGATGACATCCTGGTAGCGATCAAATATCTGTCCGACGAGCTCAGGAGCGACGTCGGGTTCGTGGCGCGGTTCCGGCACGAGGCACGGGTGCTCAACACCCTGGACAGCCCTCATGCCGTCCGGCTGTACGACTACGTCGAGACCGGCGAGGGCGCGGCCATCGTCATGGAGCTGGTGGACGGCGTCGCCCTGCGCGCGATCCTCCGCTCGGAGGGACCGACCGGCCCCGAGGCCGCGCTGCTCGTGCTCAAGGGCGCCCTCCTCGGGCTGGCGACCGCGCACACGGCGGGCATCGTGCACCGCGACTTCAAGCCAGAGAACGTGATGGTCGAGGCCGACGGCACGAGCAGGCTCGTCGACTTCGGCATCGCGGTCCGCTCCGGCGACGGGGACACCCCCGCGGGCACGCCGCCCTACATGGCCCCCGAGCAGTGGACCGGCTCCCCGGCGGGGCCGTCCACCGACGTCTACGCCGCCACCATCGTGTTCTTCGAGTGCCTGACGGGCACCAGGCCCTTCCGCGCGACGAACATCGCCGCGCTGGCCAGGCAGCACCAGGCCATGCCCCCGCCCGTCGAGGAGGTGCCGCCGGCGCTGCAGGGGCTGGTCGAGCGGGGCATGGCCAAGCATCCGGCGGACCGGCCGCCGACCGCCACCGCCTTCCTCACCGAGCTGGAGGCGGTCGCCGCCGACGCCTACGGCCCCGACTGGCAGGAGCGCGGCCGCCGCCGTCTGGCCGGCCTCATCGGGATCATGGCCTCGCTGCTCCCCCTGGAGATGCAGAAGCCCGAGACCAGCACCTCCCTGGCCGAGACGGAGATCGGCGGGCGCGCCGCCAGGTCCACGATCAACAAGACGTCCCTGCTGGGCAAGACGGGCGTCAAGGTCCTGATCGGCATCGGGTGCATCGCGGTGATCAGCGGCGTGAGCGCGGTGCTGGTCAACTCCGGCGACAGCACCCCGATCCGGGCGGGCTCGGTCACCACGCAGACCCCGACAGCCTCCTCGGACCCGGTGGAGTCGGTCATCCCGGCCGACGAGACCGACGAGCCCACCGGAGAACCGTCGCAGGAGCCGTCGGCGGAGCCCACCGCCGAGCCGACGCAGACCGCGAGCCCCACCGCAGGCCCGCCGACGGCCGCGCCCACCCGGGAGCCGACCGCGACCCCCAAGCCGTCGCCGTCGCGCTCCAGGAAGCCGACGAGAGCGCCGACGAGGAAGCCGACCGCGTCGTCCTCACCGACCCCCTCGACCGAGGAGAGCTCCACTCTCGACAGCGCGGACGATCCTCCGTCGAAGAGCCCGTCGCCGAAGCCCACCCCCACCCAGACGGCCGCCCCGACCCAGACGACCAGGCCGACGCAGACGACGCGACCGACGAACACGACCTCCCCCTCCGAGACACCGACCACCACCAACGGACCGGAGCCGACGGGGAGCGGCGGCGGGCAGACCCCCACCGATGGGGGGTCGCCGAGCCTGACCTCCTCGCCCACGCCTCCGATCGAGACGGTTCCGTCGGCGCTCCTCGCCTTCGGGCTGGTGACGAGCGGCGCGGTCCCGTTCACACTTGCGGTGAAGCGGGGAGTGGCCGGACGGCACCGGAGGCGGCGGTAG
- a CDS encoding APA family fibronectin-binding glycoprotein, producing MEQPQWGSVPPHGTTMQMPAGGYGLPAGAPPRRSSPWPWILGGGAVVIAIIGVVVAAMFLFDPRGRLVAGDPTPAPEATTQEPTSQPTPDPPASPSPEQPDRATGLPQPEGGRLKDPVTGLSYEFPGAPWRVPESVGGGPLEFMWTSAALATSQENYDGQGNNWSGNVFVGELPDKFGYDGIPSMRATAATLLHATEESFYSPTHGRKIVQDKAIKVDGKDAWLLMFDLDFSKESKANGWKWKKERGAFVIVDRGAGARPGLVYVSVPDNLDVSVVDRVLDSLKLS from the coding sequence GTGGAGCAGCCGCAGTGGGGTTCCGTTCCCCCGCACGGGACCACGATGCAGATGCCCGCGGGCGGGTACGGCCTGCCGGCCGGGGCGCCTCCGCGCAGGAGCAGCCCCTGGCCCTGGATCCTGGGCGGCGGCGCAGTGGTGATCGCGATCATCGGGGTCGTGGTCGCCGCGATGTTCCTGTTCGATCCCCGGGGCCGGCTGGTCGCCGGCGACCCCACCCCCGCCCCGGAGGCGACGACGCAGGAACCGACCTCCCAGCCGACGCCCGATCCGCCGGCTTCGCCGTCCCCCGAGCAGCCGGACCGCGCCACCGGCCTGCCGCAGCCGGAGGGCGGGCGTCTCAAGGACCCCGTGACCGGCCTGTCCTACGAATTCCCGGGGGCCCCGTGGAGGGTGCCCGAGAGCGTCGGCGGCGGTCCGCTCGAGTTCATGTGGACCAGCGCGGCCCTGGCGACCTCCCAGGAGAACTACGACGGCCAGGGCAACAACTGGAGCGGCAACGTCTTCGTCGGCGAGCTGCCCGACAAGTTCGGCTACGACGGGATCCCGAGCATGCGGGCGACCGCCGCGACACTGCTGCACGCCACCGAGGAGTCCTTCTACAGTCCCACCCACGGGCGGAAGATCGTGCAGGACAAGGCCATCAAGGTGGACGGCAAGGACGCGTGGCTGTTGATGTTCGACCTGGACTTCTCCAAGGAGTCCAAGGCCAACGGCTGGAAGTGGAAGAAGGAGCGGGGCGCCTTCGTGATCGTGGACCGGGGGGCGGGCGCGCGCCCGGGGCTGGTGTACGTGTCCGTGCCCGACAACCTGGACGTCTCAGTGGTCGACCGAGTGCTCGACTCGCTCAAGCTCTCCTGA
- the orn gene encoding oligoribonuclease, producing MSDLLVWIDCEMTGLDLGRDALVEVACVVTDGELNQLDEGVDVVIKPPPEALEQMSEVVREMHTASGLLEVLGGGVTLAEAEALVLEYIKGHIPEPKKAPLCGNSISTDRSFIARDMPAVDMFLHYRMIDVSSVKELARRWYPRVYFASPEKQGGHRALADITESIRELRYYRAAVFVAQPGPDSATARKLAEGVSTRAT from the coding sequence ATGAGTGACCTGCTGGTCTGGATCGACTGTGAGATGACCGGGCTCGACCTCGGCCGGGACGCGCTTGTCGAGGTGGCCTGCGTGGTCACCGACGGCGAGCTGAACCAGCTTGACGAGGGTGTGGACGTGGTCATCAAGCCTCCGCCCGAGGCGCTGGAGCAGATGTCGGAGGTGGTCCGGGAGATGCACACCGCCTCCGGCCTGCTGGAGGTGCTGGGCGGCGGTGTCACGTTGGCCGAGGCCGAGGCACTGGTGCTCGAATACATCAAGGGCCACATCCCGGAGCCGAAGAAGGCGCCGCTGTGCGGCAACTCCATCTCCACCGACCGCTCGTTCATCGCGCGCGACATGCCGGCCGTGGACATGTTCCTGCACTACCGCATGATCGACGTGTCCTCGGTGAAGGAGCTCGCCCGCCGGTGGTATCCACGGGTCTACTTCGCCTCGCCCGAGAAGCAGGGCGGTCATCGGGCTCTGGCCGACATCACCGAGAGCATCCGTGAGCTGCGCTACTACCGCGCGGCGGTCTTCGTGGCCCAGCCCGGCCCGGATTCCGCCACCGCCCGGAAGCTGGCCGAGGGAGTGTCCACCCGCGCCACCTGA
- a CDS encoding helix-turn-helix domain-containing protein, translating into MRVDDAPFDAQPRVETGLSRRETEVMELIATGRSNGQIAQHLFLSEKTVKNHVNRIYAKLGVDSRVTAIGLWLERATREDPPRL; encoded by the coding sequence ATGAGAGTCGACGATGCCCCGTTCGACGCACAGCCCAGAGTCGAGACGGGCCTGAGCAGGCGCGAGACCGAGGTCATGGAGCTGATCGCCACGGGTCGCTCCAACGGGCAGATAGCCCAGCACCTTTTTCTCAGCGAGAAGACCGTGAAGAACCACGTGAACCGGATCTACGCCAAGCTCGGCGTGGACTCACGGGTGACCGCGATCGGCCTCTGGCTGGAACGGGCCACCCGTGAGGATCCTCCGCGCCTGTGA
- the lat gene encoding L-lysine 6-transaminase, whose translation MDVHGRLARHLLVDGYRLELDLERSRGSRLVDARTGRSYLDFYTFFASAPLGVNPFDDDPDFLALLGRIAANKPANSDLYTSHLADFIETFNRVLGDPELPHLFFVEGGALAVENALKCAFDWKSRHNEINGRSPELGTKVLHLTRAFHGRSGYTLSLTNTDPVKTDRYPTFGWPRIEVPAIHLGDVEAAEERALAQARAAFERHPHDIACFIAEPIQGEGGDNHMRAEFLQAMEALCHEHDALLVMDEVQTGAGITGTPWAHQQLGLRPDLVAFAKKVQVGGVMAGRRVDLVPDNVFQVSGRINSTWGGGLVDMVRSRRMLEIVERDGLIPRAGELGHGLLTMLLKIQAQFPEAVENVRGRGLMCAFDLPDPAERDRMVSGLRCDEGVLVLPCGERSVRLRPALSVTPEELEEGAAAIGRALAASRDLRLSA comes from the coding sequence ATGGACGTGCACGGCCGTCTCGCTCGCCATCTGCTCGTCGACGGCTACCGGCTGGAGCTGGACCTCGAACGGAGCCGGGGTTCCCGGCTCGTCGACGCCCGCACCGGCCGGAGCTACCTGGACTTCTACACCTTCTTCGCCTCGGCGCCACTGGGTGTGAACCCGTTCGACGACGACCCGGACTTCCTCGCCCTGCTCGGCCGGATCGCCGCGAACAAGCCCGCCAACTCCGACCTCTACACCAGCCACCTCGCCGACTTCATCGAGACGTTCAACCGGGTCCTCGGTGACCCCGAACTGCCGCACCTGTTCTTCGTGGAGGGCGGCGCGCTCGCCGTCGAGAACGCCCTGAAGTGCGCGTTCGACTGGAAGAGCCGGCACAACGAGATCAACGGCCGTTCCCCGGAGCTCGGCACCAAAGTGCTCCACCTCACCCGCGCCTTCCATGGCCGCAGCGGCTACACCCTCTCGCTGACCAACACCGACCCGGTCAAGACCGATCGCTACCCGACGTTCGGCTGGCCCCGGATCGAGGTGCCCGCCATTCATCTCGGCGACGTCGAGGCGGCCGAGGAACGGGCACTGGCCCAGGCGCGGGCGGCCTTCGAGCGCCACCCGCACGACATCGCCTGCTTCATCGCCGAGCCCATCCAGGGCGAGGGCGGCGACAACCACATGCGGGCCGAGTTCCTGCAGGCCATGGAGGCGCTCTGCCACGAGCACGACGCGCTGCTCGTCATGGACGAGGTCCAGACCGGCGCCGGGATCACGGGCACCCCATGGGCGCACCAGCAGCTCGGCCTCCGTCCCGACCTGGTGGCATTCGCCAAGAAGGTCCAGGTCGGCGGGGTCATGGCGGGCCGCAGGGTCGACCTGGTGCCGGACAACGTCTTCCAGGTCAGCGGCCGGATCAACTCCACCTGGGGCGGCGGTCTGGTCGACATGGTCCGCTCCCGCCGGATGCTGGAGATCGTGGAACGCGACGGCCTGATCCCGCGCGCCGGGGAGCTCGGCCACGGACTCCTCACCATGCTGCTGAAGATCCAGGCCCAGTTCCCGGAAGCGGTGGAGAACGTCCGGGGCCGCGGCCTCATGTGCGCCTTCGACCTGCCGGATCCGGCCGAGCGCGACCGCATGGTGTCCGGGCTCAGGTGCGACGAGGGCGTGCTCGTCCTGCCCTGCGGTGAGCGGTCGGTACGGCTCCGCCCGGCCCTGTCGGTCACTCCGGAGGAACTGGAGGAGGGCGCGGCCGCCATCGGGCGGGCGCTGGCGGCCTCCCGGGACCTGCGGCTGTCGGCCTAG
- a CDS encoding HdeD family acid-resistance protein → MEELSRTWWVYLIRGLCAILFGLLAIVWPGITIYALVIVFGAYAVVNGVFALFSTGRGGSRLWMIVYGVISILAGILAFVWPNITALALLFLIAGWAVVTGIAEIVAAIRLRKAMEGEWMFIVSGVLSVLFGILLFVWPSSGALAVVWLIGTMAIVYGIALLGLAFKVKALGAHRPGPGTSPRVA, encoded by the coding sequence ATGGAAGAGCTGTCTCGGACCTGGTGGGTGTATCTGATCCGTGGGCTGTGCGCGATCCTGTTCGGCCTGCTGGCGATCGTCTGGCCGGGGATAACAATCTACGCGCTGGTCATCGTCTTCGGCGCCTATGCCGTCGTCAACGGGGTGTTCGCGCTGTTCAGCACGGGGCGCGGCGGCTCCCGGCTGTGGATGATCGTCTACGGCGTCATCAGCATCCTGGCCGGAATCCTGGCCTTCGTCTGGCCGAATATAACCGCGCTCGCCCTGCTGTTCCTCATCGCGGGCTGGGCGGTCGTCACCGGCATCGCCGAGATCGTGGCGGCGATCCGGCTGCGCAAGGCCATGGAGGGGGAGTGGATGTTCATCGTCAGCGGCGTGCTGTCGGTGCTGTTCGGCATCCTGCTGTTCGTCTGGCCCAGCTCGGGTGCGCTGGCCGTCGTCTGGCTCATCGGCACCATGGCCATCGTGTACGGCATCGCGCTGCTGGGGCTGGCCTTCAAGGTCAAGGCACTCGGCGCCCACCGGCCGGGGCCGGGGACCAGCCCGCGTGTCGCGTGA
- a CDS encoding M20 metallopeptidase family protein, with protein sequence MSLRESAADMRDELTRLRHALHRQPELGLDLPRTQEKVLAALAGLPLEIRLGERLSSVTAVLRGAQPGPTVLLRGDMDALPVSEHSGAEVTSQVEGRMHACGHDLHTTMLAGAAHLLAARRDQLVGNVIFMFQPGEEGQGGAKIMIDEGVLDAAGERPVAAYALHVISAVLPRGVFITKGGPMMAAADKLVVTVRGAGGHGSAPHRAKDPIPVACEMVTALQTMVTRGFDVFDPVVVTVGSFHAGTADNVIPEEARFEATIRSFSKSSHTRIQERAVTLVKGIAAAYGLDVEADYQVNYPVTVNNGTEAEFVGATVREVYGEQRFIKAPQPFTGSEDFSFVSDQVPSAFVALGACPPDADPGKAAYNHAPGARFDDAVLPDGAALYAELAVRRLGLAPN encoded by the coding sequence GTGTCCCTTCGCGAATCCGCCGCCGACATGCGGGACGAGCTGACCCGTCTCCGCCACGCCCTGCACCGGCAGCCCGAGCTCGGCCTCGATCTGCCACGGACCCAGGAGAAGGTGCTGGCGGCGCTGGCGGGCCTTCCCCTGGAGATACGGCTCGGCGAGCGGCTGAGCTCGGTCACGGCCGTACTGAGAGGCGCCCAGCCGGGCCCGACCGTGCTGCTCCGCGGTGACATGGACGCCCTGCCGGTCTCCGAGCACAGCGGCGCGGAGGTCACCTCGCAGGTGGAGGGCCGGATGCACGCGTGCGGCCACGACCTGCACACCACCATGCTGGCCGGGGCGGCACACCTGCTGGCGGCCAGACGGGACCAGCTCGTCGGGAACGTGATCTTCATGTTCCAGCCGGGCGAGGAGGGGCAGGGCGGCGCGAAGATCATGATCGACGAGGGGGTGCTGGACGCGGCGGGCGAGCGCCCGGTCGCGGCCTACGCCCTGCACGTGATCAGCGCGGTGCTCCCCCGGGGGGTGTTCATCACCAAAGGCGGCCCGATGATGGCCGCCGCCGACAAGCTCGTCGTGACCGTGCGCGGCGCCGGCGGCCACGGCTCGGCGCCGCACCGGGCCAAGGACCCGATCCCCGTCGCGTGCGAGATGGTCACCGCGCTGCAGACCATGGTGACGCGGGGGTTCGACGTGTTCGACCCGGTGGTCGTCACCGTCGGCAGCTTCCACGCCGGCACCGCCGACAACGTGATCCCGGAGGAGGCCCGGTTCGAGGCGACGATCCGGTCGTTCTCCAAGTCCTCCCACACGCGGATCCAGGAGCGGGCGGTGACCCTGGTCAAGGGCATCGCGGCCGCCTACGGGCTGGACGTGGAGGCCGACTACCAGGTCAACTACCCGGTGACGGTCAACAACGGCACCGAGGCCGAGTTCGTCGGCGCGACCGTCCGCGAGGTGTACGGCGAGCAGCGGTTCATCAAGGCCCCCCAGCCGTTCACCGGCTCGGAGGACTTCTCGTTCGTCTCCGACCAGGTGCCGTCGGCGTTCGTGGCGCTCGGCGCGTGCCCGCCGGACGCCGACCCGGGCAAGGCCGCCTACAACCACGCCCCCGGGGCGCGGTTCGACGACGCCGTGCTGCCCGACGGCGCCGCGCTCTACGCGGAGCTGGCGGTACGCCGTCTCGGCCTCGCCCCGAACTGA
- a CDS encoding PPOX class F420-dependent oxidoreductase has product MTTIEDLSAEQYVCLTTFRKNGTAVPTPVWAAADGDALVVWTQAESGKVKRIRGNPGVVVAACDMRGNTRGEQVEGRARELSAGETERVRRLIVKKYGLTARALILGSRLRRGRDGTVAIRIAPAG; this is encoded by the coding sequence ATGACGACGATCGAGGATCTGAGCGCCGAGCAGTACGTCTGCCTGACGACGTTCAGGAAGAACGGGACGGCGGTCCCGACGCCGGTGTGGGCGGCGGCCGACGGCGATGCCCTGGTGGTCTGGACCCAGGCGGAGTCGGGCAAGGTGAAGCGGATCCGCGGCAACCCCGGGGTCGTCGTGGCGGCCTGTGACATGCGGGGGAACACGCGCGGCGAGCAGGTCGAGGGCCGCGCGCGGGAGCTGTCCGCCGGGGAGACCGAGCGGGTCCGCCGCCTGATCGTGAAGAAGTACGGCCTGACCGCCAGGGCGCTCATACTCGGCAGCAGGCTCCGCCGGGGCAGGGACGGCACCGTGGCCATCCGGATCGCCCCGGCGGGCTGA
- the trhA gene encoding PAQR family membrane homeostasis protein TrhA produces MTTTAAERFTLPESIKPRLRGWLHAGALPVALIAGFVLVALGPTLQARLAAAIYAITSGLLFGISATYHRGTLSPRLEEVLRRLDHANIYLIIAGTYTPFAMLALDGPARAVVLGVIWTGAVAGVLFRVLWTGAPRWLSTALYIGLGWTAVFVLPQLLEGAGAAAVALVFVGGLLYTAGGVVYGLRRPDPSPRWFGFHEVFHAFTVAAYLVQYVAVSLVVYAAA; encoded by the coding sequence ATGACCACGACCGCTGCCGAGAGGTTCACGCTCCCGGAGTCGATCAAGCCTCGCCTCCGGGGCTGGCTGCACGCCGGAGCCCTGCCTGTCGCACTCATCGCCGGATTCGTCCTCGTGGCCCTGGGGCCTACGCTGCAGGCGCGGCTCGCCGCCGCGATCTACGCGATCACCTCCGGCCTCCTGTTCGGCATCTCGGCCACCTACCATCGGGGCACGCTCTCGCCGCGCCTGGAAGAGGTGTTGCGCCGTCTCGACCACGCCAACATCTACCTGATCATCGCGGGGACCTACACGCCGTTCGCGATGCTCGCCCTGGACGGGCCGGCCAGAGCGGTGGTGCTCGGCGTGATCTGGACCGGCGCGGTCGCCGGGGTGCTGTTCCGGGTGCTGTGGACCGGCGCTCCCCGCTGGCTGTCCACCGCCCTCTACATCGGCCTCGGCTGGACGGCCGTCTTCGTGCTGCCCCAGCTGCTGGAGGGCGCGGGGGCGGCCGCGGTGGCCCTGGTCTTCGTGGGCGGGCTGCTCTACACGGCGGGCGGGGTCGTCTACGGCCTGCGCCGCCCCGATCCCTCACCCCGCTGGTTCGGCTTCCACGAGGTCTTCCACGCCTTCACCGTCGCCGCCTACCTGGTCCAGTACGTAGCGGTGTCGCTGGTGGTCTACGCGGCGGCGTAA
- a CDS encoding penicillin-binding transpeptidase domain-containing protein: MRSRAVLTLIIVVLAVIGAGLYVLVRPTGAESRPVAGPGETATAYLAAWEGSDLGAMSRLVADAPDDFAERHLAFSRDLDIESLDLIPGTLRRHGGQLAELPFQGVRKIRDLGAWPFASTLRLVLRDGRWKVLWAPETLHPALKDGGRIRLKEVPGPAAEPVTRSGTRFPRDSGAESYFGMLGADLEGDGSGYALEAVRTDGTARELVAFAPPSAKKIRTTFSRPVQAAAARALDGVDSPAAIVAVKADTGEVLALADRLGGELGGQGAIRGLYPPGSTFKVVTAAALLSRGLTPDSRVSCPATYTPPNGRPFTNAGGHAAPGTTTLTGAFAVSCNTTFVERSVRMLSAGGLVGAAELFGFNKDIEGPGVCGTVKPHGSADELGADAIGQNSVVASPLCMALVAAAVQDGSWHQPVMTGRPGKGGRGAALPRDVVAGLRAMMRAVVSTGTASSAGFPPGTAGKTGTAETGGGREHAWFIGYHGKVAFAVLVKNGGSGAEAAVPIASRFLRAL; encoded by the coding sequence ATGCGCAGTCGAGCGGTCCTCACACTCATCATCGTCGTTCTCGCCGTCATCGGCGCCGGGCTCTACGTGCTGGTGCGCCCCACGGGGGCGGAGAGCCGGCCGGTGGCCGGTCCCGGGGAGACGGCGACGGCCTATCTGGCGGCCTGGGAGGGCAGCGACCTCGGTGCGATGAGCCGCCTGGTCGCCGACGCGCCCGACGACTTCGCCGAGCGGCATCTCGCCTTCTCCCGCGACCTGGACATCGAGTCGCTGGACCTCATCCCGGGCACGCTGAGGCGGCACGGGGGACAGTTGGCCGAGCTGCCGTTCCAGGGGGTCAGGAAGATCAGGGACCTCGGGGCGTGGCCGTTCGCCTCGACGCTGCGGCTGGTCCTGCGGGACGGGCGCTGGAAGGTGCTCTGGGCGCCGGAGACGCTCCATCCGGCGCTGAAGGACGGTGGGCGGATCCGGCTGAAGGAGGTCCCGGGGCCCGCGGCCGAGCCGGTCACCCGCTCCGGCACGCGGTTCCCGCGCGACAGCGGGGCCGAGAGCTACTTCGGCATGCTCGGTGCCGACCTGGAGGGGGACGGCAGCGGCTACGCCCTGGAGGCGGTCCGGACGGACGGGACGGCCCGGGAGCTGGTGGCGTTCGCGCCGCCGTCCGCCAAGAAGATCCGTACCACCTTCTCCCGGCCGGTCCAGGCCGCGGCGGCCCGCGCGCTGGACGGCGTGGACAGCCCCGCGGCGATCGTCGCGGTCAAGGCCGACACCGGCGAGGTGCTCGCGCTCGCCGACCGGCTGGGCGGGGAACTGGGCGGGCAGGGCGCCATCCGCGGCCTCTACCCGCCGGGTTCGACGTTCAAGGTGGTCACCGCCGCCGCCCTGCTCTCCCGGGGCCTGACCCCGGACTCGCGGGTGTCCTGCCCCGCGACCTACACGCCTCCGAACGGCCGTCCGTTCACCAACGCCGGGGGACACGCCGCCCCCGGAACCACCACGCTGACCGGTGCCTTCGCGGTCTCCTGCAACACGACCTTCGTCGAGCGGTCGGTCCGGATGCTGTCGGCCGGCGGCCTGGTGGGCGCCGCCGAACTGTTCGGGTTCAACAAGGACATCGAGGGCCCGGGGGTCTGCGGCACCGTGAAGCCCCACGGGAGCGCCGACGAGCTGGGCGCCGACGCCATCGGCCAGAACTCGGTGGTGGCCAGCCCGCTCTGCATGGCCCTGGTCGCCGCCGCCGTGCAGGACGGTTCCTGGCACCAGCCGGTCATGACGGGACGGCCGGGTAAGGGCGGGAGGGGGGCCGCCCTGCCGCGGGACGTCGTCGCGGGCCTGCGCGCGATGATGCGGGCGGTCGTGTCGACCGGCACCGCCTCGTCCGCCGGTTTCCCCCCGGGTACGGCGGGCAAGACGGGGACCGCCGAAACGGGCGGGGGGCGGGAGCACGCGTGGTTCATCGGATACCACGGCAAGGTCGCCTTCGCCGTCCTGGTGAAGAACGGCGGGAGCGGCGCGGAGGCGGCGGTGCCCATCGCGTCGCGCTTCCTGCGGGCGCTCTGA
- a CDS encoding spermidine synthase, producing the protein MPGRYPVTFGEVELLGDLDRPSGWVISKDGVPQSYVDLEDPTYLDFEYVQLMAAVIDLLDEGPLDAVHVGGCACTLPRYVAATRPGSRQIVAEPDGGLVQLVRDQLRLKSVPRLKVKILDGRTATAGLQDVSADLIVLDAFSGAAMPLDLATSEYMGDVARVLRPDGTLLINIADGKGLAFARRVLATVGGTFPHMALLADPGVMRGRRFGNLIVAASRAGLPLTGLTRRAAGGITQARCVYGEDLTRFVAGAPPLNDGDAVVVPVPPPGVFG; encoded by the coding sequence ATGCCGGGCCGTTATCCGGTGACCTTCGGCGAGGTCGAGCTCCTCGGGGATCTGGACCGTCCCTCCGGCTGGGTGATCTCCAAGGACGGCGTGCCCCAGTCCTATGTGGATCTGGAGGATCCGACCTATCTCGACTTCGAATACGTCCAGCTGATGGCCGCCGTGATCGACCTGCTCGACGAGGGCCCCTTGGACGCCGTGCACGTGGGGGGCTGCGCCTGCACTCTCCCCCGCTATGTGGCGGCGACCCGCCCGGGGTCCCGGCAGATCGTCGCCGAGCCGGACGGGGGCCTCGTCCAGCTCGTCAGGGACCAGCTCAGGCTGAAGTCGGTGCCCCGGCTCAAGGTGAAGATCCTCGACGGCCGTACGGCGACCGCCGGACTCCAGGACGTCTCGGCCGACCTGATCGTGCTGGACGCCTTCAGCGGTGCCGCGATGCCGCTCGACCTGGCCACCTCCGAGTACATGGGCGACGTCGCCCGCGTCCTGCGCCCGGACGGGACCCTGCTGATCAACATCGCCGACGGCAAGGGCCTGGCCTTCGCCCGTCGGGTGCTCGCCACCGTCGGCGGCACCTTCCCCCACATGGCGCTGCTCGCCGACCCCGGCGTCATGCGGGGGCGCCGCTTCGGCAACCTCATCGTCGCCGCCTCCCGCGCCGGCCTGCCCCTCACCGGCCTGACCCGGCGGGCCGCCGGCGGCATCACGCAGGCCCGGTGCGTGTACGGCGAGGACCTGACCAGGTTCGTCGCCGGAGCTCCGCCGCTCAACGACGGCGACGCCGTCGTCGTCCCCGTCCCGCCGCCGGGAGTCTTCGGCTGA